A stretch of DNA from Synergistaceae bacterium:
GCGTTTATGCAAAAGTTTTATCGCGATAAAAAATTTTTTTGCACTATGAGTCGCTGCAAATGAATGAATGATATTAAATTTTTGTATTAGTAGATGTATTAGTAAAATATATTTCTCTTGTGAACGTGAATAAACTTGCGAAAAGATTTAAATATTTTATCACCTCACAATAAATACTGCACGTTTATAATACATGATAATATAATAATTCAATCAAAGGAGGCTGCACAATTTTATGAACATGAAGAAAATAGCTTTTATCGGAGTCGGCAGAATGGGTAAACCTATGGTAAAAAATTTATTGAAGCTCGGCTTTGAAGTTCACGTTTACGCGCGTCAAATAATGAAAGTTTATGACATCATCAGCAACGGCGCAAAATTTCACAGCACAATAAATGACTGTCTCAAAGAGTGCGACGTTACAATTACAATGCTGGGCGTGCCTAAAGATATAGAAGATCTTTATTTCATGCCGGCGGGAATATTCGACAGCGCAAAGAAAGACTCTTGCATTATCGACATGACGACATCGAGTCCGACTCTGGCGAAAATGCTTTATGACGAGGGCAAAAAAAGGGGTCTTCACGTTCTCGACGCTCCTGTGTCTGGAAGTGTGAACAACGCAAAAAATGCGACACTTTCAATTATGGCCGGAGGAGACTCAGAAGATTTCAAAGCGTGCCTGCCTTTATTCCGCGCAATGGGGACAAATATAAATTATATGGGATCTGCGGGAATGGGTCAGCACACGAAATTAGCGAATCAGATTTTAACTGCGGGAGCTTTGGCCGGAGTCTGTGAAGCAATGACCTACGCGCGATATAAAGATATTGACATGACAAAATTTTTGCGTGCAGTCTCAACGGGTGAGGGCGGATCCAAACAATTAGACATGAACGCTCCGAAAATTTTAGACAGGGATTTTACGCCTGGATTCGCGATAAAACATTTTATAAAAGATCTGCTGCTGGCGATTGACGAGTCAAACAAGGAAGCATTAAATCTCGATGTGCTTGTAACAGTTATGAGTCACCTCAAAAAATTGCAGGAAGACGGACAAGGCGAAATGGGGACTCAGTCGCTAATAAAATATTACGGCGGATAAAGAAAAAGACCCGGCGAAAAATGTCGGGTCTCACTGCTGACAAATTTTATTGTGCGGGTGCTGCCTCTGGTACGGGTTCACTCACAGGAGCGGGCGCTGGTTTGTTAGCTTCTGCTGTTTCTGCGAGACTCTTTTCAAGAACTGTAGCGAGTCCGTTTGTAGCGTTGTCGATTCTCCTGTAAAGATCTCTTACACCCTGCATAGCTAATACATCATTGAAAAATGAATTTGGATATTCAATTATAGTCATGCCGCCTGCTTTGAGTTTTTCTTTATTGACCTTGTCGATTTCCTCAAGTTTTGGACGCATTTCCTGTAATGCATCATGAACGGCCTTATCGAGTACTGCTTTATGTTCGGGCGAGAGAGCTTGATAAATTTTGTCGTTAATGCATATCTGATTGCAGTATAAAATATGATTCGTGCACGCAAGATATTTTTGTACCTCGTCAAAATGCGCGCTTGCACAAGTATCGGCTGCGTTTTCCTGAGCGTTTACTGTCCCCTGCTGAAGAGAAATATATAATTCTGCCCATGCTAACGGGGTTGGTTCTGCTCCTATTGCGGTCCAGAAAGACATGTGATTTGCGTTTTCCATTGTGCGTATCTGCAAGCCTTTAAAATCTGAAAGTGTCTCCAAATTCCTGTTTGAAGTCGCAAGCCTGTACGTAGCATTCTGCATGAAGCCTAATAAATGCAAACCGGCCTTCTCGTACGCTTTTGATATTTCTTTATGGAACTCTGAGTCGCCGTTAAGAACTTTATCGATCGTATCACCGTCATAGCGAGCAAATACCATCGGCAAATCAAATACTGCCATTTCCGGAATAAATGACACTATCGGAGCAGTCTGGCAAACTGTAATAGCAATATAACCTTTCTGAGCCTGACGCAATAAATCAGCATCGCCGCCGAGTTCGCCATTAGGGAAATAGTCAATTACG
This window harbors:
- a CDS encoding TRAP transporter substrate-binding protein, which produces MKKFIALIVFIFILSSCAFAASEFDETWLITSDTTAKGAAGNVFAELIRDKVKAANAGLVIDYFPNGELGGDADLLRQAQKGYIAITVCQTAPIVSFIPEMAVFDLPMVFARYDGDTIDKVLNGDSEFHKEISKAYEKAGLHLLGFMQNATYRLATSNRNLETLSDFKGLQIRTMENANHMSFWTAIGAEPTPLAWAELYISLQQGTVNAQENAADTCASAHFDEVQKYLACTNHILYCNQICINDKIYQALSPEHKAVLDKAVHDALQEMRPKLEEIDKVNKEKLKAGGMTIIEYPNSFFNDVLAMQGVRDLYRRIDNATNGLATVLEKSLAETAEANKPAPAPVSEPVPEAAPAQ
- a CDS encoding NAD(P)-dependent oxidoreductase is translated as MNMKKIAFIGVGRMGKPMVKNLLKLGFEVHVYARQIMKVYDIISNGAKFHSTINDCLKECDVTITMLGVPKDIEDLYFMPAGIFDSAKKDSCIIDMTTSSPTLAKMLYDEGKKRGLHVLDAPVSGSVNNAKNATLSIMAGGDSEDFKACLPLFRAMGTNINYMGSAGMGQHTKLANQILTAGALAGVCEAMTYARYKDIDMTKFLRAVSTGEGGSKQLDMNAPKILDRDFTPGFAIKHFIKDLLLAIDESNKEALNLDVLVTVMSHLKKLQEDGQGEMGTQSLIKYYGG